A genomic stretch from Marinobacter fonticola includes:
- a CDS encoding GGDEF domain-containing protein, whose amino-acid sequence MRSVKTYSLQFVLFACASIAAIFLAYRFWSEYPRELAAVEAHQQRELESLRQGLQQNRENLLAVARDWAHWDDTYAFIQAPADHDDYVTGNIVGETFRLFNLVAIGYYDTNLRPVLRRGFNLENNEWAPFEQVMPQSLAGLVGAIPAGDPELSVTGWILTDQGPAEFALEYITTSEEDRPPAGYLLFVRQISQDQLSGLQAITRLTVDMRPANQQDTPDTVPLLAESELEEGFQAARQRLLTDPDNAPVAVLSIEHDPIATPKAIGADQVFLLLGLMMVPVLTLTITDRVLVRPLRRNASRIESMVRCEALELLPQETPVYELEQIRGAFNRLVQHVQTQQAHLTQLSMTDALTDIPNRRAFDWTADSLWRQAMRLEQTFMLVLLDLDYFKEFNDALGHPEGDRALRLVAQTLTSFSRRSGDFCARLGGEEFAVVVLGLSESEARRWVEELRQAVEQLGIHHPRSQVSSVLTLSVGVVYIVSPSGDDADTSVVDLMRQTDAALYEAKSEGRNRVKFRVIKVPSDTV is encoded by the coding sequence ATGCGCTCAGTTAAGACCTATTCGCTTCAGTTTGTGCTGTTCGCCTGCGCATCGATTGCAGCCATCTTTCTTGCCTATCGTTTCTGGAGTGAGTACCCCCGCGAATTGGCGGCGGTCGAGGCCCATCAGCAGCGTGAACTTGAAAGTCTGAGACAGGGATTGCAGCAGAATCGCGAGAACTTGCTCGCCGTTGCCCGGGATTGGGCGCACTGGGACGACACCTACGCGTTCATCCAAGCGCCGGCAGACCACGACGATTACGTGACAGGCAACATCGTTGGTGAAACGTTTCGCCTCTTCAATCTTGTGGCTATCGGCTACTACGATACGAACCTTCGACCTGTGCTGCGCCGGGGTTTTAATCTTGAGAACAACGAGTGGGCTCCGTTCGAACAGGTCATGCCGCAATCGCTGGCGGGGCTTGTCGGCGCCATCCCGGCCGGGGACCCCGAGCTATCCGTCACGGGCTGGATTCTGACGGATCAGGGTCCGGCAGAGTTCGCGCTGGAATACATTACCACGTCGGAGGAAGACCGGCCGCCAGCAGGGTACCTCTTGTTCGTACGGCAGATTTCCCAAGACCAGTTGAGTGGCCTGCAAGCCATTACGCGGCTGACTGTCGACATGCGCCCGGCCAACCAACAGGACACACCAGACACGGTGCCGCTCCTGGCTGAGAGTGAACTTGAGGAAGGCTTTCAGGCGGCCCGCCAGCGTCTGTTGACGGATCCCGACAACGCCCCGGTCGCCGTGCTTTCCATCGAGCACGACCCCATAGCGACGCCGAAGGCCATCGGTGCGGACCAGGTCTTCTTGCTGCTGGGTTTGATGATGGTGCCGGTTTTGACCCTGACCATAACCGACCGTGTGCTGGTGCGGCCCTTGCGTCGCAACGCCTCACGCATCGAGTCGATGGTTCGTTGCGAAGCCCTTGAACTCTTGCCGCAGGAAACGCCGGTTTACGAGCTAGAGCAGATTCGCGGAGCCTTCAACCGGCTGGTTCAGCACGTTCAGACTCAGCAGGCCCATTTGACCCAGCTCTCGATGACGGATGCGCTCACGGATATTCCCAACCGCCGCGCCTTCGATTGGACTGCCGACAGTCTCTGGCGCCAGGCCATGCGTCTGGAACAAACCTTCATGCTCGTGTTGCTTGATCTGGACTATTTCAAGGAATTCAACGACGCGTTAGGACACCCGGAGGGAGACCGAGCGTTAAGGCTCGTTGCGCAAACGTTAACGTCTTTTTCCCGGCGTTCAGGCGATTTTTGCGCTCGTCTGGGCGGCGAGGAGTTCGCCGTTGTCGTACTGGGGCTTTCGGAAAGCGAGGCCCGTAGGTGGGTGGAAGAGCTGCGCCAGGCCGTCGAGCAGTTGGGTATCCATCACCCCAGGTCCCAGGTCAGCTCTGTGCTGACGTTGAGCGTTGGCGTGGTCTACATCGTATCCCCCAGTGGTGACGATGCCGATACATCCGTTGTAGACCTGATGCGTCAGACCGATGCCGCGCTATACGAGGCGAAAAGCGAAGGCCGGAACCGGGTAAAGTTCCGGGTCATCAAGGTCCCGTCTGATACCGTGTGA
- a CDS encoding TetR/AcrR family transcriptional regulator, producing the protein MSKREHLVSVAFDLFYRHGVHAVGINRVLEVSGVAKKTLYHHFASKEDLVAATVDYRDRRFTAWLTARVDNARSGRAALVALFEALDDWFNQRDEEMQPFHGCFFINVSAEFGDLEHPIHRQCAHHKQSIAELIRRHVAQVIDDPRSVESVSEAVIMLKEGAIVQAHVMGDLKAGVKARAAAERLLDAMANPGGAIS; encoded by the coding sequence GTGAGTAAACGGGAGCACTTGGTCAGCGTTGCTTTTGACTTGTTCTACCGGCACGGGGTGCATGCGGTCGGCATCAATCGCGTGCTGGAGGTTTCCGGCGTGGCGAAGAAAACGCTATACCACCATTTCGCCAGCAAGGAGGATCTGGTTGCCGCTACGGTGGACTACCGGGACCGCCGGTTTACCGCTTGGTTAACCGCTCGGGTCGATAACGCGAGGTCCGGCCGGGCTGCGCTGGTGGCCCTATTCGAAGCACTCGATGACTGGTTCAACCAACGAGACGAGGAAATGCAGCCGTTCCATGGCTGCTTCTTCATCAATGTCAGTGCCGAGTTTGGCGACTTGGAACACCCGATCCATCGTCAATGCGCGCATCACAAACAGTCGATTGCCGAATTGATCCGTCGGCACGTTGCACAGGTCATTGACGATCCCCGCAGCGTCGAGTCAGTCTCTGAGGCAGTGATCATGTTGAAGGAGGGGGCTATCGTCCAGGCCCACGTAATGGGTGATCTCAAGGCGGGGGTTAAGGCTCGTGCAGCCGCGGAACGGCTGTTGGACGCGATGGCGAACCCTGGAGGAGCTATCTCATGA
- a CDS encoding HPP family protein, whose product MKYPLNLTQYKAALLAGLGAATCITALSLLGTLNSAIALMAPFGATMVILFGLPESPLAQPRNIVMGHVLTAAVGLAVAMLLGVHAWSLGLAVGLAVTLMLVTHTTHPPAGANPLLIMLTGEDWHFLLMPVAAGALAIVAFGYLYHRIVSGQTYPTRWL is encoded by the coding sequence ATGAAATATCCGCTCAACCTGACACAGTACAAAGCAGCCCTGCTAGCTGGCCTAGGCGCGGCTACCTGTATCACCGCGCTCAGCCTCCTCGGTACGCTCAACAGCGCCATAGCGCTGATGGCGCCCTTCGGGGCCACCATGGTGATCCTGTTCGGTCTACCCGAAAGTCCTCTCGCACAGCCTCGCAATATCGTAATGGGTCATGTGCTGACCGCTGCGGTGGGGCTCGCCGTCGCGATGTTGCTCGGTGTGCATGCCTGGTCCCTCGGGTTGGCCGTGGGCTTGGCTGTAACGTTGATGCTGGTCACCCACACAACACATCCCCCGGCAGGCGCGAATCCTCTGTTAATCATGCTTACCGGCGAGGACTGGCATTTCCTGCTGATGCCCGTGGCTGCCGGCGCACTCGCTATCGTTGCGTTTGGCTACCTGTATCACCGGATCGTCTCGGGACAGACTTATCCGACAAGATGGTTATGA
- a CDS encoding ABC transporter permease, with protein MEVIDIAWWKLALASGLVMLLAGFTYAGRLGMTRSLLIAALRTVIQLALIGLVLEALFASAGLLWVLLLAVVMLLVAGREVMARQSRRLTGFWAFGLGTGAMFVSSFTVTVFMLVVIIGPEPWYAPQYAIPLLGMILGNAMTGIALSLDRLTESVWHQRTVIEARLMLGQTWREAVGDVRRDAMRSGMIPSINAMAAAGIVSLPGMMTGQILAGSPPGVAVKYQILVMFAINVGAGFGSVIAVTWGSRRLFDERERLRLDRLEKRSGG; from the coding sequence ATGGAAGTAATCGATATTGCCTGGTGGAAGCTGGCGTTAGCGTCGGGGCTGGTGATGCTGCTCGCGGGCTTCACCTACGCGGGCCGGCTTGGGATGACGCGCAGCCTGTTGATCGCGGCACTGCGAACCGTCATACAGCTTGCACTTATCGGGCTGGTGCTCGAAGCGTTGTTCGCCAGCGCCGGTTTACTTTGGGTGCTGTTGCTCGCCGTCGTCATGCTGCTGGTCGCCGGTCGGGAGGTGATGGCGCGGCAAAGCCGGCGCTTAACGGGCTTCTGGGCTTTCGGTCTGGGTACCGGGGCTATGTTCGTGTCGTCCTTTACGGTGACCGTGTTTATGCTGGTCGTGATTATCGGGCCCGAGCCGTGGTATGCGCCCCAGTACGCTATTCCCCTGCTGGGCATGATCCTCGGTAACGCCATGACCGGCATCGCACTCAGTCTGGACCGCCTGACAGAGTCTGTCTGGCACCAGCGCACCGTGATCGAAGCGCGACTGATGCTGGGACAGACCTGGCGTGAAGCGGTGGGCGATGTCCGCCGCGACGCCATGCGCAGCGGCATGATTCCCTCCATCAACGCCATGGCCGCCGCCGGTATCGTCAGCCTGCCCGGCATGATGACGGGCCAGATCCTGGCCGGCAGCCCGCCGGGGGTGGCGGTGAAGTATCAAATTCTGGTGATGTTCGCGATCAACGTGGGGGCGGGCTTCGGCTCGGTCATCGCAGTGACCTGGGGGAGCCGCCGACTCTTCGACGAGCGGGAACGCTTGAGACTGGATAGGCTGGAAAAGCGCTCAGGCGGCTGA
- a CDS encoding low molecular weight protein tyrosine phosphatase family protein encodes MKLLFVCSENRLRSPTAEAIFSTYPDVEPLSAGISPEANRPVSADLIEWADTVVVMEPFHQEWLRNAFPLQFEDKTLVCLDIPDRFPFMDPELVELLKARVVQAIRL; translated from the coding sequence ATGAAACTGCTTTTCGTCTGTAGCGAGAACCGGCTTCGCAGCCCGACGGCCGAGGCGATTTTTTCAACCTATCCCGATGTCGAACCTCTGAGTGCCGGCATTAGCCCCGAAGCTAACCGGCCGGTGTCGGCGGATCTGATCGAATGGGCCGATACGGTGGTGGTTATGGAGCCCTTCCACCAAGAATGGCTGCGAAATGCCTTCCCGTTGCAATTCGAAGACAAGACTTTGGTCTGCCTGGATATACCGGATCGCTTTCCCTTCATGGACCCCGAACTGGTGGAGCTACTGAAGGCACGGGTGGTTCAGGCTATCCGCCTGTAG
- a CDS encoding ABC transporter ATP-binding protein has protein sequence MPASSSCLHLDTVAVGSISGVTLTVNPGEVVCISGPSGGGKSRLLRAIADIEAHGGRIRLDGQDQQSLAGHAWRRRVLMIPADNPWWFDQVGDHFLGSMPRSDLEALGFDSDVSTWPVSRLSTGERQRLALLRALVLEPDVLLLDEPTSNLDPDRVVATETWLLQQIRSRRMPTLWVAHDPEQIARIADRHFRLRSNGLEAV, from the coding sequence ATGCCTGCATCTTCCAGCTGTCTCCATCTGGACACCGTCGCCGTCGGCAGTATTAGCGGCGTCACGCTGACCGTGAATCCGGGCGAAGTCGTCTGCATTTCGGGTCCGTCAGGTGGCGGTAAAAGCCGCTTGCTGCGGGCCATCGCCGATATCGAAGCCCATGGCGGGCGCATTCGGCTCGATGGTCAGGATCAGCAGTCGCTGGCCGGGCACGCCTGGCGCCGCCGAGTCTTGATGATTCCGGCAGATAACCCGTGGTGGTTCGATCAGGTGGGCGACCACTTCCTCGGATCGATGCCACGCAGCGACTTGGAAGCCCTGGGTTTCGACAGCGATGTCTCGACTTGGCCGGTCAGCCGTCTGTCCACTGGAGAGCGCCAGCGGCTGGCGCTGTTGCGCGCTCTGGTGCTCGAACCCGACGTCCTGCTATTGGACGAACCCACCAGCAACCTGGACCCCGATCGCGTGGTTGCGACGGAAACGTGGTTACTACAGCAGATTCGTTCCCGCCGGATGCCGACGCTCTGGGTCGCTCACGATCCCGAACAGATCGCCCGCATCGCTGATCGCCATTTCCGCCTGCGATCCAACGGACTGGAGGCCGTGTAA